The genomic region ACTAAATGTGACCAAAGCTTTTGCTGATGGTAAAACAATAAAAATTGTCGACAGTTTTTATCTTGATCCTACCGGTTCTTCTATTGAAGGTGGTGTTGGTGTTAATGCCTTCCTCTCTCAAAATATTGCTCTCCATGGTGATATTAGTTATCGGCAAAAACTGCAAAAAGCTGGTGTATCTGGAATCAATTTTTCTGGTGGAATACGCTATCATTTCTAAAGCAAAGTCGGTATTAATTTTAATAAAGGCAGCTAAAAGTGCTGCCTTTTATAATTTCTATTTTGTTTTGCATAAAATCTTACGAGAACATGCTAAAATGTCATTCAATAGGCAGGAAAACCTTTTCCAATCATTAAAAAAAATGACATCTCTTCTTCACTAATACCATTCTCTCTAGTTAAAGAGCAGATCTTTGCTATACGCATCAAATTTATCTAATTACGACACACCTACGGGTATATGCCCGCTAAACAAATCCTAATCCTCTCACTTTTCTACCAAGAATCTCCTCTATGAACTGAATTTTGTTCACCGCTCCTCTGTTTCTTTCGTACGTGCAACAACTTGCATCACTTGTGAAAGATCATTGACAGCATCCAAATGTGTTTGAAGCAACTCACTATTACGATGTAGTTTTCTCTGTAAACCCGCTAGTAAATTTTCAACCTCATTTTCAATATCTTCATTCATATAGCGTTTTACATCACTTATAGACTTATTAAGATCACGTAAGCCACGTATTTTACATAAATTTATTTCTTCATAATCTGGAACACCATTGCTCTCTAACATATTGCTTTCATAATCGACAACTTGTGCCAATCCTTTAACAGCAGCAACAAATTTTGTCATAGCCCAATCCCGATCGATAAGATTATTATCAAGGACTTTTGCTTTTGCTGCAAAGCTATCATCACCATATTGCATGACCGACATTCTATTTCCCCTTCATATCACTCAATTTTGCTCTCAAATAGCAAATAAGGAAGATTAAACGACCTTCTCTTTAAATGCTGATACACCCAAATCGTACTCATACATTTAATTGCACTCCATTGTGCATAAATTCATTGTGCTAATATTGCTCCAACACAACATGATAATCTCAAAAAGCATAACAGCTATTAGACTTTTAACGCATTATGTGGAATATTTTCTTTGCTCCCCTTACTCTTAGCGTGATAAAAATTCACCAAAAGGCCGCAAATCATCATATCGCTCTGTATATGTCAGAAAGCTCCAAATTTACTCTGCCGCAAATCTTTTGCCTGTATTATCTATATCGACTTAGACAAAAAACGATAATGTGTTAACACGCTCATATGCCGATAAAATCCATAGCACATAAAAACTTAAACGCATTAAAAATTTCAGCAAGTTAAAGGTTTTAGCATTTCACCCTCCATAGCCTTTGGCTTTTTATGCACCCGATGCTGTATACTTTTTAGCACACAAACAAATCCGGCTTACACACATCCAGAAAAATTGACTCTCCCATGCTATTTTCTGCATACATAGCATTTTGCATAAAATCCAAAAAGAGCAATCTTTTGAACAGATCAGCCACACGGCACTCTCAAAAAAGACACCTTAAATAGCTAACTCACTACAAATCTGCCTTTTTTAAAAATTATTAGCTTTTCTTTGCAATAAAAGACTATATAGGATTTTTGCTTCCCTTTCAAGAGTTCTTAAAAACATACAGTCTTATTAAGCTTTCGAGAGTTTTAAATTGTCTCATTTTGAAGTTTACAGCATTTCTGTATGACATCATCTTCTTCATATCACTGCATTAAATCCATGTCACTGCATTAAATCCATATCACTGCATTAAATATTGTGTAGGTTTGCTGCTAATGCCGCTTTGTTACATTTAAACCCCATACGTAAAAATCATCAAAACAAGAAGTTCCTAAACAGTAAAACTTCATCTTTTTCATACTTCACAGTATAAAAACACTATTCTCATAAGAAAAAATTTAAGCTTGCCGCATATGTTAATCAGCATATATTATAACTGTAACATACTGTTATGAACAAAAAAGAACAGCAAGAGGTTTTTATGGTTGATATGATAAAATCTGCTATGCTTTATTTAACCCTGATTGTTACCATCAATGCTCTCGTCGCGCTAGCTCTGTTAAGAAAAACACAATAGCTGTACCTTCCCAAGTTTTTGTATAATCTGAACAAATAAGTACTACGAATTTTTGTAACATTTGAAGATATGAATGTTAAGACAACCAAATCTCCCAGGCATTAATTTCAGTTGCTGTCTTTAATTATTCTTGTGTTAATCTTTATTTTTTATGTGCATTTTTAACAACCCAAGAGAATATTTATTCTTTTCTCAATTCGCTTTTAAAAGGAGCACTTCCACCCCCCAAAAACAAAAGCTCTTACCCTTCTCACCAATCTGTAACAAAATTACTTTTGCTGGAAAGCATTCACTTAACAACCAAACATATGCCATCTTTCCAAATGCACCAGACAAACTCTCTATTTTGTTCAACTTTATGCTTTTGTCCATTGATTGGAAGAAAATTGAAATCAGAGAGATAACATTGTTTTTTGCTCTGTATGATAGACACTATCACCGTAATGCAACTTGCACTGATATTTTAGATACAAATCTAATTCTTTTATAACTGCTAAAAACTTAGCATCCAGAAAAATAAGAAACTCTGCATAAAGCAGAGTTTCTTATTTAAAGCCTTTCTCTTTTTACTTTTCAAGTTAAGATGATCTTTCACTTAAAGCAGAAAAAACAAGACACTTATTTTTGTCTAAAACTTCACTTTTATACTATTATTTTTCAGATTCAGGAGATTTTAAGTAAAGTTTTTCAACTTCACATTAAAAATTCACATACCATATCCAAGAGTTGCTTTCAAAACATTTTTACAATTCTCAGATGCCTGAAAAGACGGGCCTGCAGACGCGCATTTCTTATACCATTTATCGAGTAACTCTCCATCTTTCTTAAAATCTTCTACGCTATAGACCTTTTCTTCACAACCAACTACCGCAAGCCCAGTACAAAATAGCAATGCTGTGATGATAACTTTGTTCATAAATAAATTCCCCTTCTTTTAGATTTACAAAATTTTAGCACAAATCCCATTAAAATTGTACATTTAGTTCATTGTGCATGTTCAAAAATTCTATCCCTCCTCTGTACGTAACTTTTTATAACCCTAAACAAAATATAAAAAAATCGTGCCCTCATATATTGTTTATAATTTACTTGTTGTCTTGTTATTTTCCAGTTTCATTTTTCTCTTTGTGATCGTCAAGAAGTTCCTTTGCAAGATTTTTATAATATTCTCGAAAAAGCTCCATACCAGCTTGTACGACATTCTGACAATTTTTGGATTTCACGAGTGAAGATAGCCCCATCTCCGTACATTTCTTTTGCCATTCTTTCATTAATTCCTTATCTTTCTTAAAATCCTCCACGCTGTAGTCCCTTTTGCAACCAACAGCAACAAATCCAGTACAAAGCAGCAGTGCTGTAATAATGACTTTGTTCATAATTTTACCCCTCTTTTGTTTTACACTTTAATGGCTATAGGGTTGTATTCCATCATTTTTTATTACACCTGCAATATATCTCTTTGAGAAATGCTCATAGCTGCAACACAAACATACTGAATTATAAGAGCAGCTTACATTTGCAACACTCCCAGCACAATTGTTCATCGTGATTGAAGTCCTCAAACCTCAGCAGCAATTGAGACATCTTTGCCTTGTTCAAAAAGCTTTTTAACCACTTCCTTTTTTCAAAAAAATACTTGGTTACAAAAACAAAATATCACAAATACCCCATGAAACACTTGCAATAT from Bartonella birtlesii IBS 325 harbors:
- a CDS encoding EexN family lipoprotein; the protein is MNKVIITALLLCTGFVAVGCKRDYSVEDFKKDKELMKEWQKKCTEMGLSSLVKSKNCQNVVQAGMELFREYYKNLAKELLDDHKEKNETGK
- a CDS encoding EexN family lipoprotein; translated protein: MNKVIITALLFCTGLAVVGCEEKVYSVEDFKKDGELLDKWYKKCASAGPSFQASENCKNVLKATLGYGM